The proteins below come from a single Fastidiosipila sanguinis genomic window:
- the tkt gene encoding transketolase: protein MSQKDLNMQAQAIAEARGLAIDMVQAANSGHPGMPLGAMPMIFELWANHMKFNPKDPTWANRDRFVLSAGHGSAMLYTMSYLFGHDYTIEDLKNFRQFGSKTPGHPDYELSRGIEATTGALGQGLSTAVGLALGERHLAAIFNTEEEKIFDNYTFVIAGDGCLMEGITAEASSFAGHLGLGNLIVLYDSNNITIDGNTDIAFTENVRARYEAYGWHTQLVEDGNDTEAIGKAIEAAKAEKNKPSLIEVKTLIGFSSPVEASNKSHGNPLGEDGVIETKKKLGLNPEESFYVSQEVLDYCRNIKKADQVENHDWQQLVEKYLSQDNEKAEALRMYFSGEWPNILDIEGIEDFSGKQATRATSGTVLNKFSQVDPLLVGGSADLAGSNSTDLKDSDFMNRNDFSGKNIHYGVREFAMGAIANGLALAGLRSFCATFLIFTEYMYYALRSAAMMEIPTMFVMTHDSIGLGEDGQTHQPIEHLSGLRAMPNLWVWRPADGKETVAAYAKANRPGPTLLALTRQKIETLENTSAEKAMKGAYILEENNVKDNKPELIIMATGSEVEIAKAAYDDMLAENSDLSLRLVSMPCFEAFEEQDEEYKESVLPKAVSKRVSIEAAASMSWYKYVGLEGSIIAIDRFGESAPIDDLYNEFGFTKENVIKEAKNLLG, encoded by the coding sequence ATGTCACAGAAAGATTTAAATATGCAAGCTCAAGCCATAGCCGAGGCTAGAGGTTTGGCCATTGATATGGTACAAGCAGCAAATTCAGGCCACCCAGGTATGCCACTTGGAGCGATGCCAATGATTTTTGAATTGTGGGCTAACCACATGAAGTTTAATCCGAAAGACCCAACTTGGGCTAATAGAGATAGATTTGTTCTGAGTGCAGGACATGGATCAGCAATGCTTTACACAATGAGCTATTTGTTTGGTCATGATTATACAATTGAAGATCTCAAAAACTTCCGTCAATTTGGTTCAAAAACTCCAGGCCACCCAGATTACGAATTATCTAGAGGTATTGAAGCTACAACAGGTGCTTTAGGACAAGGTTTATCTACAGCAGTAGGTTTAGCCTTAGGTGAAAGACATCTAGCAGCTATATTTAATACAGAGGAAGAGAAGATCTTCGATAACTATACATTTGTAATTGCAGGTGACGGTTGCTTGATGGAAGGTATAACAGCTGAAGCATCATCATTTGCAGGACATTTAGGTTTAGGTAATTTAATTGTTCTTTATGATTCTAATAATATAACTATTGATGGTAACACCGATATAGCTTTCACAGAGAATGTTAGAGCACGTTATGAGGCTTATGGATGGCATACTCAATTAGTTGAAGATGGAAATGATACTGAGGCAATTGGTAAAGCAATTGAAGCAGCAAAAGCAGAGAAGAATAAACCAAGCCTGATTGAAGTTAAGACATTAATTGGTTTCTCATCACCAGTCGAAGCTTCTAACAAATCTCATGGTAATCCTTTGGGAGAAGATGGGGTAATAGAAACTAAGAAGAAATTAGGTTTGAATCCAGAAGAATCATTCTATGTTTCACAAGAAGTCTTAGATTACTGCCGTAATATTAAGAAAGCGGATCAAGTGGAAAATCATGACTGGCAACAACTTGTAGAAAAATATTTGAGCCAAGATAATGAAAAAGCTGAAGCTCTAAGAATGTATTTCAGTGGTGAATGGCCAAATATTTTGGATATTGAAGGAATTGAAGATTTCTCAGGTAAACAAGCAACACGAGCAACTTCTGGAACAGTTTTAAATAAATTTAGTCAAGTAGACCCACTATTAGTAGGTGGTTCAGCAGACTTGGCAGGTTCAAACTCAACCGACTTGAAAGATTCAGATTTCATGAATAGAAATGATTTCTCTGGTAAGAATATTCACTACGGTGTTAGAGAATTTGCTATGGGTGCAATTGCTAATGGTTTAGCTTTGGCAGGACTACGTAGTTTCTGTGCAACTTTCTTAATCTTTACAGAATATATGTACTATGCTTTGCGTTCAGCAGCCATGATGGAAATACCAACTATGTTTGTTATGACACACGATAGTATTGGTTTAGGAGAAGATGGTCAAACTCACCAACCAATAGAGCATCTAAGCGGCTTGCGTGCAATGCCAAACTTGTGGGTTTGGAGACCAGCTGATGGTAAAGAAACAGTTGCTGCATATGCAAAAGCAAATAGACCTGGACCAACACTATTAGCTTTGACACGTCAGAAGATTGAAACATTAGAAAACACTTCAGCTGAAAAAGCTATGAAGGGTGCATACATCTTAGAAGAAAATAATGTAAAAGATAACAAGCCAGAACTAATCATTATGGCAACAGGTTCAGAAGTGGAAATTGCAAAAGCTGCATATGATGACATGCTTGCAGAAAACTCTGACTTGAGTTTAAGACTTGTATCCATGCCTTGTTTTGAAGCATTTGAGGAGCAAGATGAAGAGTATAAAGAAAGCGTTCTACCTAAGGCAGTTTCAAAACGAGTAAGTATTGAAGCTGCAGCATCAATGTCTTGGTACAAGTATGTTGGACTTGAAGGAAGTATTATTGCAATAGATCGCTTCGGAGAGTCAGCACCTATTGATGATCTCTATAATGAATTTGGCTTCACAAAAGAGAATGTAATAAAGGAAGCTAAGAATTTATTAGGCTAA
- a CDS encoding cob(I)yrinic acid a,c-diamide adenosyltransferase, with product MQIYTRVGDKGETKTIGGKTVFKDDARVEAYGTIDELNSFIGLARVKVAEIEVLKSLSEELLEIQHLLFDCGNDIATPAGDERYTYRTSEDAVEWLEARIDEHAQEAPEIETFILPGGSEVSAMLHVCRTICRRAERRIVTFMQIEATNPFALKFINRLSDYLFAIARSTNAKLGQKDVAYERGGNVFHLDITKDDIFD from the coding sequence TTGCAAATATATACTAGAGTTGGCGATAAGGGTGAAACCAAAACTATTGGCGGCAAAACAGTATTTAAAGACGATGCCAGAGTGGAAGCTTACGGAACTATAGATGAATTGAATAGTTTCATAGGTTTAGCACGAGTAAAAGTTGCTGAAATTGAAGTCTTAAAGAGCCTGAGTGAGGAATTACTTGAAATTCAACATTTACTCTTTGACTGTGGTAATGATATTGCTACACCGGCAGGAGATGAGCGCTATACTTATAGGACTAGTGAAGACGCTGTAGAGTGGTTAGAAGCTAGAATTGATGAGCATGCGCAAGAAGCGCCTGAAATTGAGACATTTATTCTACCTGGAGGAAGTGAAGTTTCTGCTATGCTCCATGTTTGTAGAACTATTTGTAGAAGAGCTGAAAGAAGAATAGTCACATTTATGCAAATCGAAGCTACTAATCCTTTTGCGCTGAAGTTTATTAATCGTCTTTCGGATTATCTATTTGCCATAGCTCGTAGTACCAATGCGAAGTTGGGGCAAAAAGATGTTGCCTATGAGAGAGGTGGCAATGTCTTTCACTTAGATATCACTAAAGATGATATTTTTGACTAG
- a CDS encoding GNAT family N-acetyltransferase produces MADMLVRLYDLPSNEKKLEELASQGIQIRRAMAPDKRAILEFVENEVGNPRSAGEADVCFSNTPISLFVATEGSKLIGYACYNATALDFFGPTAVLEDYRGKGIGKALLLQSLHAMYAEGYQYAIIGGIGPREFYEKVCGAVLIENSTPGPYKDFLHDLKNQGQ; encoded by the coding sequence ATGGCAGATATGTTAGTTAGATTGTATGATCTACCATCAAACGAGAAAAAGTTAGAAGAACTAGCATCTCAAGGGATTCAGATTAGAAGAGCAATGGCTCCGGACAAAAGAGCTATATTGGAATTCGTAGAGAATGAAGTAGGTAATCCTAGAAGTGCCGGTGAAGCAGATGTTTGTTTTAGCAATACTCCAATAAGTTTGTTTGTCGCTACTGAAGGTAGTAAACTTATAGGTTATGCTTGTTATAATGCAACCGCGTTGGATTTCTTCGGGCCAACAGCTGTTTTGGAAGATTATAGAGGAAAAGGTATAGGAAAAGCTTTGCTCCTACAGTCCTTACATGCAATGTATGCTGAAGGATACCAGTATGCGATTATTGGAGGTATAGGACCTAGAGAGTTTTATGAAAAAGTTTGTGGAGCAGTTTTGATTGAAAACTCTACACCAGGACCATACAAAGATTTTTTGCATGACTTGAAGAACCAAGGACAATAG
- a CDS encoding ABC transporter permease, translating into MSKDKQSAVQVKEPKAKEIKKVKPKIPFTKTKFYSNRYIHLMVFITTVFFLVFRYWPILWNVIAFQNFKILKGFTGSKFVGLDNFKEIFSNMPYFMRLLRNTIAMNGLNLILGFPAPIIFALLLNELWGSKFKRTVQTISYLPHFISTVVVVGMTTLLLSPSLGLVNKVIADLGGTKINFLSQPKMFWWIMVATGIWQSVGWSAIIYLSALTSIDPALYEVSSIDGANRWQQTLHITLPGIRNTIMIMFILQIGSLLAVNTEKIFLFQNDLNLSRSEMIPTYIYKRGIVSSDYSKATAAGLINAVISIALVSLANWLSKKYTEVSIM; encoded by the coding sequence ATGTCAAAAGACAAACAGTCTGCGGTTCAAGTCAAAGAGCCAAAAGCAAAAGAGATTAAAAAGGTTAAACCCAAAATACCTTTTACTAAGACTAAATTCTATAGCAATAGATATATTCACTTAATGGTGTTTATAACTACAGTCTTCTTTTTGGTGTTTAGGTACTGGCCAATTTTATGGAACGTTATTGCCTTCCAAAACTTTAAGATTTTAAAAGGCTTTACAGGTAGTAAATTTGTAGGCTTGGATAACTTTAAAGAAATTTTTAGTAACATGCCTTACTTTATGCGTTTGTTAAGAAATACAATCGCAATGAATGGTTTGAACCTAATACTAGGTTTCCCAGCTCCAATTATTTTTGCTCTTTTACTAAATGAGCTTTGGGGAAGCAAGTTTAAGAGAACAGTACAGACAATAAGTTATCTTCCGCATTTTATTTCTACAGTTGTTGTAGTTGGTATGACAACACTCTTGTTATCACCATCACTTGGTTTAGTAAATAAAGTTATTGCAGACTTAGGTGGAACCAAGATTAATTTCCTAAGTCAACCAAAAATGTTCTGGTGGATTATGGTAGCTACAGGTATTTGGCAAAGTGTAGGTTGGAGTGCAATTATTTACTTATCAGCTCTGACAAGTATTGATCCGGCACTATATGAAGTATCTTCAATAGATGGAGCTAATCGTTGGCAACAAACATTACATATTACTTTGCCTGGTATAAGAAATACAATTATGATCATGTTCATTTTACAAATAGGTAGTCTTCTAGCTGTTAATACAGAAAAGATTTTCCTTTTCCAAAACGACTTGAACTTGAGTAGATCTGAGATGATTCCAACATATATCTATAAACGCGGTATCGTAAGTAGTGACTATAGTAAAGCTACTGCTGCAGGATTAATCAACGCAGTGATAAGTATTGCACTTGTTTCTCTTGCAAACTGGTTATCCAAAAAATATACCGAAGTAAGTATCATGTAA
- a CDS encoding carbohydrate ABC transporter permease yields MLHKTKGQKVFQVVIVIFFIIMCAIFIIPILNVLAMSLSSTNAILRNDVGIFPVDLTTIGYKQVFSNDKILSGFKNSFLVIGVHTPLALIGTAFAAYPLAYGDFKGKKLYNYMIVLTMWIAGGLIPSFMVVNYLGMVDTLWSIIIPSLLGAYNIIILRNYFESIPTSLIESAKIDGAHDFTILFRIILPLSKPVLATITLWIVVARWNEFFAPLMYLRDSKKYTLQVILRDIIMSSEMNEFNMTAAEGTLSIPEQLRNASIIISLVPMLVVYPFLQKYFVTGIMLGSVKG; encoded by the coding sequence ATGTTACACAAAACAAAAGGACAAAAAGTTTTTCAAGTAGTAATTGTTATATTTTTCATAATCATGTGTGCTATTTTTATTATCCCAATTCTTAATGTTTTGGCAATGTCTTTAAGTAGTACAAACGCTATCCTCAGAAACGATGTAGGTATATTCCCAGTTGACCTTACTACTATAGGTTATAAACAAGTTTTCTCTAATGACAAAATTTTAAGTGGTTTCAAAAACAGCTTCTTGGTTATTGGAGTTCACACACCTTTAGCTTTAATTGGTACAGCTTTTGCGGCTTATCCTTTAGCGTATGGAGATTTCAAAGGTAAGAAACTATATAACTATATGATAGTTTTAACAATGTGGATTGCTGGAGGTTTGATACCTAGTTTCATGGTTGTTAACTACTTAGGAATGGTTGATACATTATGGTCAATTATTATTCCATCACTATTAGGTGCTTATAACATCATTATCTTAAGAAATTATTTTGAAAGTATTCCTACCTCTCTAATAGAATCAGCAAAAATAGATGGTGCACACGATTTTACAATACTCTTCCGTATTATTTTACCACTGTCAAAACCAGTCTTAGCAACCATAACACTATGGATAGTTGTTGCTAGATGGAATGAATTCTTTGCACCATTAATGTATTTAAGAGATAGTAAGAAATATACACTGCAGGTTATTTTAAGAGACATAATTATGTCATCAGAAATGAATGAATTTAATATGACAGCTGCAGAAGGTACGTTAAGTATCCCAGAACAATTGCGAAATGCGTCAATTATTATTTCATTAGTTCCAATGTTAGTCGTTTACCCATTCCTACAAAAATACTTCGTTACAGGTATTATGTTGGGTTCAGTTAAGGGCTAG
- a CDS encoding extracellular solute-binding protein, protein MKRTSKKALSLFLALVLGIGLVACNTDSGKEKDNSGTSNQKATEGEESNEEETNAEPLEFSIMSMTWGDHEKSLREDGSNEILDKIQEDSNTKIEFKWFPADQYANRVTTTLATGDIPEVINGAGAMLIDQGAAVALDELLEEHGQNILKSFSENPIDATKLKSTEDGKTYMVPFVLNYQPAYAWSVRADWLENVGVKEMPETWEDWLNVWEKFKTEDPNKDGNSTNDIPYSGDIYSLMPIFGMNVSNKFTIMIDEDGNWTLAPESENFKTYLEAVRDMYNKGYLDPEFAARGVYVDNNSLSDAVNSGVTGSTFTWAEITRTATLGLQEVNPDAKLVGIKPPVGPNGHSGIPGRSTVTPTSVITIGAEKRGIEADIVKFFNYVFSEEGMTTMSYGIEGKHHEIVDGKPVLKEPYSESFANARQAGINYTPLAHNFFPEAYESIMLAGKTYEESEPAVKQFYDALYAGEGHWFNSAPILNTEAYVNKGAELFGQLGTALAECIIGEISIDDFYSQYENLKASGLQEIIDQGNEAWKALNS, encoded by the coding sequence ATGAAGCGCACAAGTAAAAAAGCGTTATCACTATTCTTAGCATTAGTTTTAGGTATAGGACTAGTAGCATGTAATACAGATAGTGGTAAAGAAAAAGACAACAGTGGCACATCAAATCAAAAAGCTACTGAAGGAGAGGAATCAAATGAGGAAGAAACAAATGCTGAACCTCTAGAGTTCTCAATTATGAGTATGACTTGGGGTGACCATGAGAAGTCACTTAGAGAAGATGGCTCAAATGAGATTTTGGATAAGATCCAAGAAGATTCCAATACAAAAATTGAATTCAAATGGTTCCCAGCAGATCAGTATGCTAATAGAGTTACAACAACTTTAGCAACTGGTGATATTCCTGAGGTAATTAACGGAGCTGGTGCTATGCTTATTGATCAAGGAGCAGCAGTAGCGTTAGATGAACTATTAGAAGAGCATGGACAAAATATTCTAAAATCATTCTCTGAAAACCCAATTGATGCAACAAAATTGAAGAGTACAGAAGATGGTAAGACATATATGGTCCCATTCGTATTGAACTACCAACCAGCTTATGCTTGGTCAGTACGTGCTGACTGGCTAGAAAATGTTGGTGTTAAAGAAATGCCTGAAACATGGGAAGACTGGCTAAATGTTTGGGAAAAATTCAAGACAGAAGATCCAAACAAAGATGGTAACAGTACAAATGATATTCCTTACTCAGGTGATATTTACTCATTGATGCCAATCTTTGGTATGAATGTAAGTAACAAATTTACAATCATGATCGATGAAGATGGCAACTGGACATTAGCACCAGAGAGCGAAAACTTCAAGACATATTTAGAAGCAGTACGTGATATGTACAACAAAGGCTACTTAGATCCAGAGTTTGCTGCTAGAGGTGTATACGTAGATAACAACTCATTATCAGATGCAGTTAACTCAGGTGTTACAGGTTCAACATTCACATGGGCAGAAATTACAAGAACAGCTACTCTAGGTTTACAAGAAGTAAATCCAGATGCAAAACTAGTAGGTATTAAACCTCCTGTAGGTCCAAACGGTCATAGTGGTATCCCAGGTAGAAGTACAGTTACTCCAACAAGTGTTATCACAATCGGAGCAGAAAAACGTGGTATAGAAGCTGACATCGTTAAATTCTTCAACTATGTATTTAGTGAAGAAGGTATGACAACAATGAGTTATGGTATCGAAGGTAAGCATCACGAAATCGTTGATGGTAAACCAGTCTTGAAAGAACCATACTCTGAATCATTTGCAAATGCTCGTCAAGCAGGTATCAACTATACACCATTAGCTCACAACTTCTTCCCAGAGGCATATGAGTCTATAATGTTAGCAGGTAAGACTTATGAAGAATCAGAACCAGCAGTCAAACAATTCTACGATGCACTATATGCAGGTGAAGGCCACTGGTTCAACTCAGCACCAATCTTAAATACTGAAGCATACGTAAATAAAGGAGCAGAACTATTTGGTCAATTAGGTACAGCTTTAGCAGAATGTATAATTGGTGAAATTTCAATCGATGATTTCTACAGCCAATATGAGAACTTGAAAGCTTCAGGCTTACAAGAAATTATTGATCAAGGTAACGAAGCTTGGAAAGCTCTTAACTCATAA
- the murQ gene encoding N-acetylmuramic acid 6-phosphate etherase: MGVNNLEASVWGLGTEQNNQATMNIDQMNSVEIVEAFLNEDSKIVEAIALEKDKIAKAIETIAESFKKGGRLFYFGAGTSGRLGVLDASECPPTFGTDPELVQGLIAGGDFALRNAVEAAEDNVEAGRIEVDQLGINSNDTVVGITASGRTPYVIGACARANELGVETIAVVCNDGSELANVVNNPISVVTGPELIQGSTRLKAGTATKMVLNMLTTGAMIRTGKVYENRMVDMRPTNDKLKARAIRLTMEITGLDREEVIPALESCNYHVKPSVLCILGDVDAQTAEELLKKNDGFLRNAIAEAKGI, encoded by the coding sequence ATGGGTGTAAATAATTTAGAAGCAAGTGTGTGGGGATTAGGCACCGAACAAAATAATCAAGCAACAATGAATATTGATCAGATGAATTCTGTTGAAATTGTTGAAGCTTTCTTAAATGAAGATAGTAAGATTGTTGAGGCAATTGCACTAGAAAAAGATAAAATTGCTAAAGCGATTGAAACTATTGCAGAAAGTTTTAAAAAAGGTGGAAGATTATTTTATTTTGGAGCTGGAACAAGTGGTAGACTAGGTGTATTGGATGCATCTGAATGCCCTCCTACGTTTGGTACAGATCCTGAGCTTGTACAAGGATTGATTGCTGGAGGCGATTTTGCCCTCAGAAATGCGGTAGAAGCAGCAGAAGATAATGTAGAGGCAGGAAGAATTGAAGTAGATCAACTTGGTATTAATTCTAACGATACTGTTGTAGGTATTACAGCTAGTGGAAGAACTCCATATGTAATAGGTGCTTGCGCAAGAGCAAATGAACTTGGGGTTGAAACGATTGCAGTGGTATGTAATGATGGATCAGAGTTAGCAAACGTAGTTAATAACCCAATTTCTGTTGTAACAGGTCCAGAATTGATTCAAGGATCCACAAGATTAAAAGCAGGTACAGCTACTAAGATGGTTTTAAATATGCTGACAACAGGTGCGATGATTAGAACCGGTAAAGTTTATGAAAACCGAATGGTAGATATGCGACCAACAAATGATAAATTAAAAGCCAGAGCAATACGTTTAACAATGGAGATTACAGGTCTAGATAGAGAAGAGGTAATTCCTGCCTTAGAGTCGTGTAATTATCATGTGAAACCAAGTGTGCTATGCATATTAGGAGATGTTGATGCTCAAACTGCAGAAGAATTACTAAAGAAAAATGATGGTTTCTTGCGTAATGCTATAGCTGAGGCAAAGGGAATTTAA
- a CDS encoding MurR/RpiR family transcriptional regulator, which produces MSSFEISEFETVDSLITKIDSSMDDLNPTEQKAAKAFMNSPYELLTKSVQEITDESFVSQASWVRFTHKIGFAGLKEFKQFLSQDLLNRSLKQELEVPYAEIKGDGDLNSLVNRVYSNNIKAIESTRSILDIDVLEKVVNEIVKCRNLHLFGVGASGIVAQDAQYKFARIGLNAVHFQDLHMQLTTAATMNSQDLAIFISNSGTTKDILDIAHAVKASGAKIVAITKFSFSELSQIADFVLNNVPEDQSRRAGAMASRISQLTVIDLIYTLLANKLQDEIEDYLDKSHSYLIDNSHI; this is translated from the coding sequence ATGAGCTCTTTTGAGATAAGTGAATTTGAAACTGTTGATAGTTTGATAACTAAGATTGATTCATCAATGGATGATCTTAATCCTACAGAACAAAAAGCGGCTAAGGCCTTTATGAACAGTCCTTATGAGCTTTTGACGAAATCAGTGCAAGAAATTACTGATGAGTCGTTTGTGAGTCAGGCAAGTTGGGTTAGATTTACGCATAAAATAGGCTTTGCAGGTCTGAAAGAGTTTAAACAATTTTTAAGTCAAGATTTATTGAATAGAAGTCTAAAACAAGAGCTAGAAGTTCCTTATGCCGAAATTAAAGGTGATGGAGATTTGAACTCTTTGGTGAATAGAGTTTATTCTAATAATATAAAAGCTATTGAATCCACACGAAGTATTTTAGATATTGATGTTTTAGAGAAAGTCGTCAATGAGATTGTTAAATGTAGGAATTTGCATTTGTTTGGAGTAGGGGCTTCAGGTATTGTTGCTCAAGATGCTCAATATAAGTTTGCAAGAATTGGTTTGAACGCTGTACATTTTCAAGATTTACATATGCAATTAACCACAGCAGCTACTATGAATTCCCAAGATTTAGCAATATTTATTTCTAACTCTGGTACGACTAAAGATATTTTAGATATAGCACATGCAGTAAAAGCTTCAGGAGCTAAAATTGTAGCAATTACAAAATTTAGTTTTAGTGAGCTTTCTCAAATAGCAGACTTTGTACTTAATAATGTTCCAGAAGATCAAAGTAGACGCGCGGGTGCTATGGCCTCAAGGATTTCCCAATTGACAGTAATTGACTTGATTTATACATTGTTGGCCAATAAATTACAAGATGAAATTGAAGACTATCTAGATAAGAGTCATAGTTATCTAATAGATAATTCACATATATAA
- a CDS encoding exo-beta-N-acetylmuramidase NamZ family protein — MSKIKLGIEVLAESNEYDYIFAGKRLALITNPTGVDRNFKSTIDILNEKYDLRALFGPEHGVRGDIPAGEIVEATVDFATGLPIYSLYRKDSQSFSEEMLDVFDVLVYDLQDVGVRFYTYPYTLLNAIEDCAKNGKTVVVLDRPNPLGGEIVEGNIIENDYLSFVGGFPMPIRYGLTIGEFAIMAVKEKGIDVDMHVIKMQGWERDMLWPDTGLHWVSPSPNIPNFMTSLIYTGNCLTEGTNLSEGRGTTLPFKQIGAEYIKNPEGLCEKLKSLNIPGASFRPVYFTPLMSKQEGKFCGGIEFYVDDIEEYRPVRTYLQVLYKIIEMYPEEFEFRSVLPPRNKSFVMLLGGNSKIYDKEPLEDIFAEYDEAEKYFLEHKKQYHLY, encoded by the coding sequence ATGAGTAAAATAAAGTTAGGTATTGAAGTACTAGCTGAAAGTAACGAATATGATTATATTTTTGCAGGCAAAAGATTAGCCCTGATTACCAATCCAACTGGTGTTGATAGGAATTTTAAATCAACTATTGATATTCTAAATGAAAAATATGATTTAAGAGCACTATTTGGACCAGAACATGGTGTCAGAGGAGATATTCCAGCAGGTGAGATCGTAGAGGCTACAGTGGATTTTGCTACAGGATTGCCTATATATAGTTTATATAGGAAAGATTCACAGAGTTTCAGCGAAGAAATGCTAGATGTTTTTGATGTCTTAGTCTATGACTTACAAGACGTTGGAGTTAGATTTTATACTTACCCGTATACATTATTAAATGCTATAGAAGATTGTGCCAAGAATGGCAAAACAGTTGTTGTCTTGGATAGACCTAACCCATTAGGTGGAGAGATAGTAGAAGGAAATATAATTGAAAACGATTATTTATCTTTCGTTGGTGGCTTTCCTATGCCAATTCGCTATGGGTTGACCATAGGTGAATTCGCAATTATGGCAGTTAAGGAAAAAGGTATAGATGTAGATATGCATGTTATTAAAATGCAAGGTTGGGAGAGAGATATGCTTTGGCCAGATACTGGTTTGCACTGGGTATCACCTTCTCCTAATATTCCTAATTTTATGACGTCTTTAATATATACAGGTAATTGTTTAACAGAGGGAACTAATCTATCTGAAGGTAGGGGTACGACTTTACCTTTTAAACAAATTGGAGCTGAGTATATAAAAAATCCAGAAGGGTTATGTGAAAAATTAAAATCACTAAATATACCAGGAGCAAGCTTTAGACCAGTATACTTTACTCCGCTGATGTCGAAGCAAGAAGGGAAATTCTGTGGTGGTATAGAATTCTATGTGGATGATATTGAAGAATACAGACCTGTAAGAACCTATTTACAAGTTCTATATAAGATAATAGAGATGTATCCAGAAGAATTTGAGTTTAGAAGTGTATTACCTCCAAGGAATAAATCATTTGTAATGTTACTTGGTGGTAACAGTAAGATTTATGATAAAGAGCCTTTGGAAGATATTTTTGCAGAATATGATGAGGCAGAAAAATATTTCTTAGAGCACAAAAAACAATACCATTTATACTAA